GGTGGAGCAGGCGAACGGGCAGGGAGGCACGGTGCACTGCAAGAGGAAGATCACGGTGTACCGCAACGGGCAGATGGTCATCGAGAACATGGGCGACGTCCTACGCGCCGAGCTCCTCCACTGTCAGAACGGCGACACGGAGCCGAACAGCACCGTGGAGGTGGACCTCTTGGACCCGAACACTCCCGTCACGTCCACGAGCACCCCGGACCCCAATGTGACTACCCCCCCGTCTGGACagcaacaagaacaacaacaagaGCAACAACAACCAGAACAGCCTCGGCGACGCAAGCGCAAGCCCAAACGCACGGTGGTGATAGACTGCGAGCAGAAGATCTCCAGCTGCAAGGGCACCCACCCGGACGTGGCGCTCTTCTTCGTCCACGGCGTGGGCGGCTCGCTCGACATCTGGGCGCGCCAGCTGGAGTTCTTCTCCTGCCTGGGCTACGAGGTCATCGCCCCCGACCTGGCGGGCCACGGGGCGAGCTCGGCTCCGCAGATCGCGGCCGCCTACAGCTTCTACGCCCTGGCCGAGGACATGCGCGCCATCTTCAAGCGATACGCGAGGCGGCGCAACATTCTCATCGGACACTCCTACGGGTCAGCGGCCGTGTTCGTGTGCGATTGTCAAACAGTAGTTACTGACTGTGGTCGCAAATCGACATGCAATTGCTTATTGAAGGGAAAATTCAGTGGGCAATTGTTGATGAGGACCCTCAGATATTGATGTTTTAGCGTTGCCATTCATGTGGCATTTACAACATCCAAGAACACAAAAGTTAATTAAACCTGTTCCAATACTGattttaatgaaaagaaaaccagggatCAATTTTATTGGAAATCAGTCAGTTCAAGAAATcaactgaaatgtaattaatgtctGTAATGCTCCATgaggatttcttttttaaatcataaattggttgtacattttctgaattgaaATAGCCCGTTTTGTGAGACACCCTGACCTAACTTCAGTGTGTTCGTTTAGGGTGTCTTTTTGCACTTTCCTGGCCCACGAGTACCCGGAGCAGGTTCACAAGGTTGTGATGATCAACGGTGGTGGTCCAACAGCCTTGGAGCCCAGCCTCTGCTCCATCTTCAATCTCCCTACCTGTGTGCTGCACTGCCTGTCCCCCTGTTTAGCCTGGAGCTTCCTCAAGTAAGTGTTTGAAAACAGCAAGAATTCAGATTCTCAATTGAACGTTTCTAGGCGTAGAACAGAAATCTTTCTCGAGTGTAGATTGTGTTCCACATAGGTCTGCAAtatttttcagttgaaaataaaaTCGACCAGAAATTAATAATTTGAAGTGATGACCAAAATGTTTTCTAGCACATTTGCTGGACTGAATAttccctctctttcgctctctctctctctgtaaatcGCAGGGCTGGGTTTGCCCGTCAAGGTGCCAGGGAGAAGCAACTTCTGAAAGAGGGCAATGCTTTCAACGTGTCGTCGTTCGTGCTGCGGGCAATGATGAGCGGGCAGTACTGGCCGGAGGGGGACGAAGTATACCACGCCGAGCTCACCGTGCCCATGCTCCTGGTGCACGGGATGCACGACAAGTTTGTGCCCATTGAAGAGGACCAGCGCATGGCGGAGGTAGTTACACAGCCCTGGCTATCCCCTAACCCTACTCTTCTCTTTTGTATCAATGGGAGGATCCAGTTACTTCCAAGTCATTTATAGTTGGCACTAATGAAAAAGGTTGGCATTTCTAATCATAGAACACACCATCTAAATTGAACTTTTCCTCAATTATGCGGCTGTATGTGTACTGAATTCAATTACCGATACCATTTTGGCACGGAAACGATGGTCCTTTATATGGTCAATTGAATGCAAGTATTTATGCTGGAACTTCCATAGTGCAGACCGGAAGAAGCTCTATCCCATCAAGCTCCTTCATGTACCATAGCATAGAACATGGCTGACAATTGTCATATTCTCTATCGCAGATACTCCTCCTGGCCTTCCTGAAAATCATCGACGAGGGCAGCCATATGGTGATGATGGAGTGTCCAGATACGGTCAACACCCTTCTGCACGAGTTCTTTCTCTGGGAGCCGGACACCTCCAATGGCtccaaaaccaaaaaagaaCCTGCTAAACCTACTACTGAGAAGAGTCCTCCATCCAATGGGGAGGTACAGCCTGTAGCAGAGGGCAAggacaagaacaagaacaagaacaagtaACCAAAAGCCAAAGCAGAAAGGTTGGTTGGTTGCTTGTTCCATGGCTGGCTGGGCTGAGTATTTCTGCTCACAGGCTGAGAGCTGTTTTTTAAGAGGTCAGAGTCTAAGGACACTGCAGGAGGCTGCGAGAAGCTCCAAGCTTGAGCTGGACCTGAACATTACATCGCAGCTGAAATAAAGGACGGGGACTATGGGAAAGAACAGAGCTTAAAGCAAAGGAAATTAACGACAGAGAtgagtttgttttttgtttgttagaaaaaaaaaacccatctttAAATGGTGATagggtcttcctctgactctctCCCACTGCATTATCTGTGGGAGAGGACTGACCTGAGACCGAGTTTTGGGGTGATTAACAGATTGCGTTGCAAGATGCCGAATAGGGTCATGGTAGACCACATTAGGGGAATGCGTTTGACTGGTACAAGGCACAGATGTGGGGGTTTGGTCCCATGAATGGCTCTCAAGAAGTGGTTTTTTGTACCAGTGCAGTTCAGTAATGATGTTGCTTAGACAATGAGCCAGTTACACTAACAGACAAAGAAATGCCTGTTCATGGGAAGCCATTTAATCcctctttcatttttatttccctttttttaatataaagagAGACCAATATGTTAACTAAGGCCAGGCACATTCATCCAAAGGTATGGCCAAAATAGATGTGAAGCCTCATATAGTGGTAATATATCAATATGAATTTAATTGTAGGTagtgcaaataaaaatacaaaatatatatatattttgtgtatacTCACACCATATTGGGTTTGCTTTAAAGAAGCAACTGACATTGAGCTAGAAAAGTGAAGTCTAgctagaagttgaaaatgagaaacTAGACTGCACCCTAAATCAGGTTTATGTTGAGAAATGAAACAGGGTGAAAttcagcattttcttttttcaaaatggtATATACACCAATTTCCATTTGATATTTTCAATTAACATAACGTGCACGTCGCAATTTGAACAAATTTCCTCAAGTTGTCACATTTGTCAGCAATTCCAAAACTCATCTATATCTGTGATGTGTTGGAAATATGGCTAAATAGAGATAATTCACCATAAATAGGAGAAAATGGTGCTTGACAATCAATATTGTTTGAGAAGATTCTTCTGTTAAGACTCATCAAAGCAGCCATTGAAAACGATCAGTCAGTATAAAGGTTTCTGAGCCCTGATATACTTCAGTGACGTCAAACCATCAAGTATCGATACTTTCCATATACTGTAGGTTTCAAACTATTTTTGAACAAAGCTCTGCTTGTGACTAACATCTTATCAGTCCATACATGTCATTTACAAACGTATTTGTAAAAGATTTTTGTAACATAATTTTCCTCATACTACAGTAAAACCCATTTAGCAATAATGAAAGATCACAATTGCAGTACCTGAATTATCATTTCATGAATTACATGCAACAGCAATGCGGCACTAATAGCAACTGACAATTCAATTTTTGTCATTCGTCATCATTTTACAGCtttcatgtttaattttaaTATCCTTAAAGTGATCCTCTACGCTGcaattatgttttaaaatgttatacaGAAGGAGCAAATATCAGTTTATAAAAAGCAAACTATGTTTATTAAGATAAGCTACAGTCTGCAGCATATTTGTTTCAATCACCTTAACAACTAATGACTCTGCAGTATGTCCCAAATAGAGTGGCTATTGAGATGGTGTATTTGAACTTAAATACAGGCCACAGCAATTCagaactttatttatatatgacATGGACAAGGATGGCAAATACGAGCTCTGGTCATTAATAATCCTTGGTCTGTTCAACATTGGTATTTAGAGGTGCTAGAAACTTACTTCTTTGAGCATGAAAAGTCCTGATGTAATTTGCCAACAAATGTTAATTAttcaaatattgaatatgaacCTAAGGATGGTGTGAGGACCCAGAAACATGGCTGAATGTAAAAGCATTTTAACtgaatggaaaaatgtttgtAGGCCTacacacttaaaggtacaataggtacggtttttgtgttaaaacattgttaaaagagCATTGTAAATCTCTTCATATCATCCCATCATGCTCACAGACATGCTGGTTCATCCTCTGCCTGCATTTatggtccttaaatttgggtacctattgtacctttaagtgttgTAAATAATCCCACAAGAAATATCCCACATTGTTGATATATGATGTGCATATGCACTTTACAGCTAAACCGGGCTTCTAAATGCAGACTGGACTGCTGATTTAATGGTAGCAACTGGCTCAGTCATCAAGAAGCTTGCATTTATAAAATGACTGCCTCTGCCAATggtactatatatatattattttttttacaattgtgaAATGACACTATTCTGCCATAATGTCATTTTCCtggaatgaaatggaaaatgatcaattttcatttaaaaaagggaCTTGGTGTAAAAATGAagacacagttttttttttttggtttttttaaagaaaatcttTAGACATGAATAACTGAAAACATGACTGTACAGCTAATACTACatgtaaaaaagcaaaaaaaaaaaaaaaaaaagcacaatgacATTACAAATGACGAATAAAAACTTAAAATGCGACTTGATGAGATTACTGGAACAGAACGGAGTAACGAAGCTGTATACACACTTACAAGCCTTTGcatacagtacgtgtgtgtgtatgtgtaatgttgCCATGTATTAAGTCATTATATTTTTCAGGTCAACATTTATAATGAATGTTTAAAAAGGTATGCAACACTGCTCTTTACACTGTAGTTCAAACAATGCTCAGACAGTAGACGGAGGAAGCAATCTTTGGAGTATCAATGTCCTTCCCAGACTGGCAAAGCTGCTCCCTCAGTCTGGCCAGCAGATCTtgtttaaccactacgctgctaAAAGTGATCATTGTCCAGAACGGTGACCGTTCAGTTACTTTAAAGACCACTGGGCCTCGCCTTGGATAAGTTCAGCAAATTCTTTAATGCGGACACTACTTTCAATGGCTGTACAGGTGCTCAACTGACCCAATCAATTTTTTGTGGAGAAGTGAGATGAATTAAAGCTCTTTGGACCCCCGTTAAAGGCTGGTGGCTAGGTTTCACAGACCCTCAGTTAATGTTATCAGCTTATGTTAGCGCCCTAATGTCACAGTAAGTCCCTTTCCCAAACCATTAATGCTACATACTATGGCTATTTCCACTAATTATAGAGGTCTAACAATCTAACTACTGCCCTAAATAGAGTAATGGATGCCCTTGGCTAACATGTTTTTATAAGCTTTTTATGTGATTAGTGTGGTTAAAATGGAATCTGAGAAAAGCACTTGCAGTTTAGTCCCGCTTTTTAGGATCCTGTTGCAGACGGAAGCAACAGACTCAATATGCTCAGAGTGTGATCCTCCACCTGGTCTACATGAACAtaattatggtaaatggttagcatttatccaaagcatttatccacaattgatgcttatcattcacacacactcacacactccaacggtgataggctgccatgcaaggcaccaactggctcgtcaggagcaactggggggttaggtgtcttgctcaaagACACCTCGACAAACTCAGGGaaggattgaaccggcaaccctccaactgccagacgacttccCTTACCCCCTGAGCCAACGTTGCCCCAATGAGGCAATTATCAACATACACGTCAAATTCAAATCTGTGAAAGCAGGGTTTCAAGATCCACACACTTAATTCAGATAGCACTGAATTCCAGTTTAAGGATCCCTTAAGCTTAAACTTCCAAACAATATTTCAAAGGAAAGTATATCACcagaatataaaaatgtgatgCCACtttccatgtaaaaaaaaaattattcatgttaGTTTGATCCCAGTGtagcaaaaataaaattcctCTGACTTTAATCTTTTGAAGATGCGAACAAACTCCACCCGTTTCAAGTATGAGGGAAAAAACTGAATTCCAGTGAGCTGGTGGTCTTCTCTAAGGTGTacatttttgttgcaatttaaatgaatgtaattgaaAATCCTGGGAAACCATCACTGTTGCAGTAATGAGTACTGTTGCTCTCCGACAACATTGCTATTGctttgaaaaaagggcatggtAGGTTGTCTGCAGTAATGCCCTAGTGTTTATCTTTAACCAACTGCACTTTGCTTTTCATTTGATTAAATTCACTCcaacaaactgaaaaatcttcTTAGTTGTGGATCTGAATTCAGTAATGAGTCATGTGCATTGTAATTCTCCTGCATTGCAGGCTTCTACTTTATAATAATGCAAACGAGGTCTGATCCTCATAACGTGGACCTCGCGGATCAGTGGTACTTCCCCCCTTTGGTTGCTAGGTCTCTCTCACCCCGTTTCTAACCAGGATCGTCCACTCACGAGCCTGCCCGAATGTCCACCGGCCTCAGTTGCCGCTCGCCTTCCGCGAGGAAGATCTGCATCGCGCGGAAGAGCAGGTGGACCCCCATTTCACGCCGCCGTTTTAGCGGCCAAGTCGCCACGATCCCGTAGTAGTCCCCCCGCTTCTGATTGGTCAGCATCTTTAGGCCTTTTGTCCAAAACGGACAAAGAATAGACAATAGTGGAGAAAAGGTCATTAAAGCTATCAGGGTATTACA
The sequence above is a segment of the Conger conger chromosome 4, fConCon1.1, whole genome shotgun sequence genome. Coding sequences within it:
- the abhd8b gene encoding protein ABHD8; the protein is MLTSFIDGLLCCLTGKSVNVVVPIETSEPADGFEFVEVKPGRVLRVRHIIPERPAVVEQANGQGGTVHCKRKITVYRNGQMVIENMGDVLRAELLHCQNGDTEPNSTVEVDLLDPNTPVTSTSTPDPNVTTPPSGQQQEQQQEQQQPEQPRRRKRKPKRTVVIDCEQKISSCKGTHPDVALFFVHGVGGSLDIWARQLEFFSCLGYEVIAPDLAGHGASSAPQIAAAYSFYALAEDMRAIFKRYARRRNILIGHSYGVSFCTFLAHEYPEQVHKVVMINGGGPTALEPSLCSIFNLPTCVLHCLSPCLAWSFLKAGFARQGAREKQLLKEGNAFNVSSFVLRAMMSGQYWPEGDEVYHAELTVPMLLVHGMHDKFVPIEEDQRMAEILLLAFLKIIDEGSHMVMMECPDTVNTLLHEFFLWEPDTSNGSKTKKEPAKPTTEKSPPSNGEVQPVAEGKDKNKNKNK